A region of the Ornithinimicrobium ciconiae genome:
GACCACATCGACCTTGTTGTCGAACCCGGTGAGATCCATGCCCTGCTGGGCGAGAACGGCGCCGGCAAGAGCACGTTGATGAACGTGCTCTACGGCCTCTACGACCCGGACGGCGGGCAGATCCTGCTCGACGACACCCCGGTGACCTTTCCCGGCCCCGGGGACGCGGTCCGGGCCGGCATCGGGATGGTTCACCAGCACTTCATGCTGGTGCCTGTCTTCACGGTCGCCGAGTCGGTCGCGCTGGGCTATGAACCGACCGGCCTGGCTGGCCTGCTGGACCCTGCTGCGCACTCACTCGGCATCCTGGACCTGGCCTCGGCGCGACGCAAGGTCCGTGACATCTCCGAGCGCTTCGGCTTCCACGTCGACCCCGACGCCCTCATCGAGGAGTTGCCGGTCGGCGTGCAGCAGCGCGTGGAGATCATCAAGGCGCTCTCTCGCGACGCCAAGATCCTGATCCTGGACGAGCCCACCGCGGTGCTCACGCCCCAGGAGACCGACGAGCTCATCAAGATCATGGGAGAGCTGAAAGCCGCCGGCACCTCCATCGTCTTCATCACCCACAAGCTCCGGGAGGTGCGGGCGATCGCCGACCGCATCACCGTGATCCGTCGTGGCAAGGTCGTGGGGGAGGCCGGCCCCGAGTCGACCGAGACCGAGCTCGCCTCCCTGATGGTGGGCCGGTCGGTCAACCTCGCGGTGGACAAGACGGCGGCACAGCCACGGGACAACGGGATGGTGGTCTCCGACCTCACAGTGCTCAACGGCGCGACCGCCGTGGTGGACCACGTCAGCTTTGAGGTCCGGGGCGGCGAGATCCTGGCGATCGCCGGTGTGCAGGGCAACGGCCAGACCGAGCTGGCAGAGGTCATCCTCGGCATCGACGAGGCGGCGGCAGGCTCGATCACCCTCGACGGTGAGGAACTGCTGGGCAAGAGCGTCCGGCAGCGGCTGCGTGCCGGACTGGGGTTCGTGCCCGAGGATCGCTCGACCGACGGTGTCGTCGCCAGTTTCACCATCGCCGAGAACCTGGTCCTGGATCTCTATAGCACCGAGGAGTTCTCCCGCGGACCCTCGCTCAACCTGGGCAAGATCGCGGAGAACGCCGAGCACCGCACCACCGAGTTCGACGTGCGGCTCACCAATATCACCGATCCGATCTCCACCCTGTCCGGAGGCAATGCCCAAAAGGTTGTCCTGGCGCGGGAGATGTCACGCCCGCTGCGGCTCCTGGTCGCCTCCCAGCCGACACGTGGCCTGGACGTGGGCTCCATCGAGTTTGTCCACAAGCGGATCGTCGCCGAGCGTGACCACGGCACCCCGGTGGTCATCGTCTCCACCGAACTGGACGAGGTGCTCGCGCTGGCCGACCGGGTCGCCGTGATGTATCGCGGACGGATCATCGGCATCATCGACGCCGCTGAGTCCGGCCCCGGAGGCATCAGCCGGGACGTGCTCGGACTGATGATGGCAGGCGTGCCACTGGACGACGCGGTCGCGCAGGCAGCAGGGCACCAGTCGGTGCTGGCTGGCGCCGACAAGGCCGCTGAAGGGAAGGACCTGACGTGAGCGAGTCGAACACCCCGGCGCCACAACCCTCCCCGCAGGGCACGGCGGGGGCCACCACGGCACCCCCCGGGCCGAGTGGCGAGGACCCGCGCTCCGGCTCGGTCATCCTGCGCCAGATCGTCGGTGGGGACGTGATGGTCTCGGTCTTCGCGATCATCATCGCGCTGGTCCTCGGTGGCGTGCTGATCGCCTTTGCCGATCCGAGGGTCTCCGAGACGGTGTCCTATGTTTTCGCCCGCCCCGCGGATTTCTTCGCGGCGTCCTGGGAGGCCGTGAGCGAGGCCTACAAGGCGCTCTTCCGCGGCGCGATCTTCGACTATCAGGCCGACGAGTTCCAGCGGCAGATCCGTCCGATCACCGAGTCGATGACCTTCGCGACCCCGCTGATCCTGGCCGCCCTCGGTGTGGCCGTCGGCTTCCGCGCCGGCCTGTTCAACATCGGTGCGCAGGGACAGATCATCCTCGGTGCCATCTTCGCCGCCTACCTCGGGTTTGCCTTCGACTTCCCGCCGGTCGTGCACCTGCTCCTCTGCGTGGTGGGCGGCGCACTCGGCGGCGCACTCTGGGGCTTCATCCCCGGCATCCTGAAGGCCCGCACCGGAGCCAACGAGGTGATCGTGACGATCATGCTCAACTGGATCGCGGTCTATCTCATCGCCTATGTGCTGACCATGGGCAAGTTCAACGCGAGCGGCACCGGCCTGCGCAGCCCGCAGATCGGGCCCAACGCCGGTTATCCGGCGCTGATCCCGGACTTCTTGGTGCCCGGCAACACCTTCCGCCTGCACTGGGGCTTCGTGGTCGCCATCCTCGCCACGATCTTCGTCTGGTGGCTGCTGGAACGGTCCACGACAGGCTTTGAGATCCGTGCGGCCGGAGCCAACCCCCACGCGGCCCGCACCGCCGGCATGTCCGTCGGCCGGATCACCGTGCTGACGATGGTCATCGCCGGTGGACTGGCAGGTCTGGCCGCCACCTCACAGGTGCTGATCACCGGAGGGTCCCTGACCGCCGGGGTGGCCGCCACCTACGGCTTCGACGCCATCACGGTCGCCCTGCTGGGACGCTCCAAGCCTCTGGGCACCTTTATCGCCGGGTTGCTGTTCGGCGCCTTCCAGGCGGGCGGCACGCTGATGCAGTCCGTCACCTCGACACCGATCGACATCGTCTTCGTCGTCCAGTCCGTCATCGTCCTGCTGATCGCCGCGCCGCCCCTGGTGCGCGCGATCTTCCGACTCCCTGATCCCGATGCGCCTCCCAAGGCTGCGCGGACCGCACCGAAGGAGACTGCAGCGTGACCACGCCACTCGTCCCCGTGACTGCCGGCACGCCGGTCGATGACGTACCCACCGGTGGCACCGTCCTGGGCAAGGTCTCCTACCGGATTCCCGTCACCTACGCCGTGCTGGCCGCCGCCGCACTCCTGGGCCTGGTCGGCACCATGATCCGGCGTGAGGGCGTGTGGGAGGAGGCGACGGAGTTCCAGTCCCGCTACGGCGAGCAGTGGTTCACCATCCCCAACTTCAGCGTCCCATCGATGCTGACAGTGCTCGTGCTCACCGGGATCCTGCTCGCGGCGGCCGTCTATGGCTTCGTGCTGGCTCGGTCCCGCGCGAAGACACCGGTCTGGCTGCACCTCGTGGTCGGTGTGGGTTTTGTGGTGGCCTTCCTCACCTGGGCCGGGGCCGGCAAGACCTCGGTGATCCCGGTGACCTCACTCCTGGCCGGTGCGCTGGCGCTGTCGGTGCCGCTGATCTTTGGTGCGATGTCCGGCATCATCTGCGAGCGCTCGGGCATCATCAACATCGCCATCGAGGGTCAGCTCCTGTTCGGTGCGTTCGCCGCGGCGGTGATCGCCTCGCTGTTCACCGCGCCCTACCTCGGTCTGGTCGCGGCCCCGATCGCCGGTGGTCTGGTCGGTGCCCTGCTCGCCTGGTTCGCGGTGAAGTACCAGGTCAACCAGATCATCGTCGGCGTCGTGCTCAACACGCTGATTCTGGGTCTGACCAGCTTCTTCTTCTCCACGCTGCTGGCCGAGAACCGCGAGACCTGGAACGCCCGCCAGCCGCTGGGCATCATCGAGATCCCGCTGCTGAGCCAGATCCCGATCGTCGGCCCCGTGCTCTTCCGGCAGACCATCCTGGTCTACCTGATGTATGCCGCGGTGATCATCCTGCAGTTCATGCTCTTCCGCAGCCGGTGGGGTTTGCGCACCCGCGCCGTCGGCGAGCACCCCAAGGCGGCCGACACCGTCGGCATCAACGTGAACAAGCGCCGCGTCTGGAACACGGTCCTCGGTGGTGCGGTCGCGGGCCTGGGTGGTGCCTTCTTCACCATCGGCAGCGGACTGGCCTTCGGCCGAGACATGTCTGCGGGCAACGGCTTCATCGCCCTGGCCGCAATGATCCTGGGCAAGTGGAACCCCGCCGGGGCTCTGGTTGCTGCCGTGCTGTTCGGCTTCTCCAAAAACCTCGGCAACGTCCTGGGCACGATCGGCTCTCCCATGCCACCACAGCTGCTGGCGATGCTGCCCTATGTCATCACCATCTTTGCCGTCGCCGGACTGGTCGGCCGGGTGCGCGCCCCTGCCGCCGAGGGCATCCCCTACACCAAGTGAGGACCGCCTGATGATGCACGAGCAGGAGATTGACTGGGTCGCGCTGAAGGCGCGGGCCACCGAGTTGATGGAGCGTGCCTACGCGCCCTACTCCCAGTATCCGGTCGGGGTCGCCGGACTGGTCGACGACGGCCGGGTGGTCGGCGGGTGCAATGTGGAGAACGCCGGCTATGGCGTCACCCTATGCGCCGAGTGCGGGATGATCTCCGAGCTCATCGCGACCGGCGGGGGACGCCTCGTGGCCGTCTCCTGCGTCAACGGCTCGGGCGCGACGATCATGCCGTGCGGTCGGTGCCGTCAACTCATCTGGGAGCACGGCGGAGCCGAGTGCCTCCTGGAGACTCCCCGCGGGGTGCTGCCGATGGATCAGGTGCTGCCGCAGGCCTTCGGTCCCGAGGACCTCGAGGCCTGAGGATCTCGGCGCCGCCGGTCAGGCCGACCGAGGCGGCGACAGGGATGGTTGTGCCTGCTCAGCGGGTGAGCAGGCACTCCTGAGGCAGCCCGGCGGCGAGCATCCTGGTGGCCTGGGTCCCGTCGGCGGCGACGAACAGGGCGGTGCCACCGATGCCCTTGACCCGCTCGTAGGTCGTCTTGATGGTGCCGGCGTCGATCGCCATCCGTCCCTCGGCCGCCGGAATGAAGTCGGGGGAGACCGGGGCCTGTGGCGCCTGCCCTGCCTGGTCTGCGGCGGTCTGCCCAGCAGGGTCCTTGCGGGCGACCTTGGCCGGGTCCAGCGGGGCGTGACCCATCGCCTTGGCCAGCTCGTCCATCAGCCTCCGGTCGTCCGGGCGACCACGCTCGGGGGCGGTGAAGACCACCTCTCCGTCCTGCACCTGATAGCGCTGGACGGCCAGGCTGGCCTCCCGGTCCCGGGTGAAGGTCGTGTAGGCGATGCCCTCGCCGGCCTCCTGGGGCGGCAGGTCCTCGCTGCCAGCACGCTCGGGGAGAGTGACCTGGGCCGCCACCGCCAGCATCTGCGGAGCCAGTCCGATCGCGAGGGTCGACGCGCAGGACAGGACCACCTCCAGGCGCGGTGCCGTGATGACGGCGAGCACGCGGTCCTCGCGCAGGGCGATGAGCGTCGGCGACATCGTGGCCTCACCCCCGGCCTGGCGCAGCGAGCGGCGCTTGAGGTCCTGGACACCGGGAACGATCTGTTTCATGGCCTGGGCGAGGTTCACCGGCACAGGATCGCACAACCCGGGCACCCGGCATACTCACGGGGTGCTGCTCACCACCGCCTCACCGAGGTCGGTGTCCTCGGGTCAGCTGCCGTCCACCTCCCGGCGGGTGGACTCACTGCTGGGGCTCAGCTCCGGGTCGACGGTAGGGCAGGCTCATCAGGCCCCGCGGGTCGAGGCTGGTGAGCAGCGTGTCGGTGATGGCTCCGAGCTGCCTGACCTGCTCGCTGCTGAGTCGGTCGAAGACGAGCTCACGCACCTGCTCGACGTGCGTGGGGGCGGTGGCCTCCAGGAGGTCCCAGCCGTCCTGGGTCAGGCGCACGATCGTGACGCGTCGGTCCTGGTGCGCCGTGGACCGCTCGATCATCCCGCGGGCCTCGAGGCGACGGGCGACGTGGGACAGTCGCGGCAAGGTGGCGTTGGTGCGGGTGGCCAGGGCGCTCATCGGCAGTGTGCGCTCGGGTGCCTCGGACAGCCTGGCGAGCACGTAATAGTCGAAATAGGTCAGGTCGGCAACGCGTCGCAGGCGCGAGTCCAGCTGCGCGGGAAGAAGTTCCAGGACAGCCACAAGACCGACCCAGACCTGGAGCTCGTCCTCGCTCAGCCAGCGGGTCGCTCCCGGTGTCGGTGTCCCGTGGGTGCTCATCGCCACATCCTAGCCGATAACTTGTGGACACAACTAAAAAATTTGTCCGGAGGAGGGATGCGGTGTCGGCGCTGTCCTGCGCGGCGTCCGTGCGGTTGGATGGGGGCGTGAGCGAGAACTTTGACACCGTCGACATCATCCGGACCAAGCGGGACAGGCAGCGGCTGTCCAGCGAGCAGATCGCCTGGACCATCGACGCCTACACCCGTGGGGTGATCGCCGACGAACAGATGTCTGCGCTGGCCATGGCGATCCTGCTCAACGGCATGGACCGGCGCGAGATCAGCGACTGGACCACCGCGATGATCGAGTCGGGCGAGCGGATGGACTTCGGTTCGCTGAGCCGGCCGACGGCGGACAAGCACTCCACCGGCGGTGTGGGGGACAAGATCACCCTGCCGCTCGCTCCGCTCGTCGCGGCCTGCGGCGTGGCCGTCCCGCAGCTGTCCGGCCGGGGGCTGGGGCACACCGGCGGCACCCTGGACAAGCTGGAGGCTATCCCGGGGTGGCGGGCGGACCTGTCCAACGAGGAGATGCTCGCCCAGCTCGAGAGCGTTGGAGCGGTGATCTGCGCGGCCGGGTCCGGACTGGCGCCGGCCGACAAGCGCCTCTATGCGCTGCGTGACGTGACCGGGACGGTCGAGGCGATCCCGTTGATCGCCTCGTCGATCATGAGCAAGAAGATCGCGGAGGGCACCGGGGCGCTCGTCCTGGACGTCAAGGTCGGCTCCGGTGCGTTCATGAAGGACCGTGAGCAGGCAACCGAGCTGGCGCGCACCATGGTCGCGCTCGGCACCGACGCCGGGGTCCGCACGGTGGCTCTGTTGACGGACATGTCGATCCCGCTCGGGCTGACCGCCGGCAACGCGCTGGAGGTGCGCGAGAGCGTCGAGGTCCTGGCCGGCGGGGGGCCCGCTGACGTCGTCGAGCTCACCGTGGCCCTGGCCCGGGAGATGCTTGCTGGTGCCGGCCGAGACGACATCGACCCCGCCGATGCCCTCGCCGACGGGCGCGCGATGGACGCCTGGCGGGCGATGATCTCCGCCCAGGACGGGGACCCGGACGCTGAGCTGCCGCGCGCCGCGGAGACCCAGCAGATCACGGCGGAGTCCGACGGGGTGCTCACTCGACTGGATGCCTACCAGGTCGGGGTGGCCGCCTGGCGGCTGGGCGCTGGCCGGGCCCGCAAGGAGGACCCGGTGCAGGCCGGAGCGGGTGTCGAGTGGCACGCGCGACCGGGAGACACGGTGCGCGCGGGCCAGCCGCTGCTGACCCTGCACACCGACACCCCCGAGCGGTTCGCCCGGGCGACCGAGGCGCTCGCGGGGGCCTGGGAGATCACCGAGGTGTCGGCATACTCCCCGTCGCCGCTGCTGATCGACCGGGTGGCCGCCGACTGAGCAGGCTCAGGTCAGCGGCTTGACCATGATCAGGGTCGGGCCGTCCCAGTCCAGGCCCTCGAACTCCTCCAGGGGCAGGAACCCGCGAGCCTGATAGAAGGCTCGGGTGGCGGCATACCCCTCGTCTGCGAAGGAAGCACCCACGGTCTTGACCTCGAGCAGGTGCGCCCCGTCGGCGACCAGGTCCGCCTCGATAGCCGCGAGCAGGGCTGACCCGACCCCGCTGCCGTGGGCCTGCGGGGTGACCGCGATGAGGTGGATCTCGCCGGTCATCGGGAAGTGCCGGTCCAGCAGCGCGACCCCCACGGTCGTGTTGTCGACGCGGGCCAGATAACTGGCCTTCTCGGCGGCCGCGCGCACGTAGTGCTCGTTGGCCTCGGGGATGCCGAACCAGTCCGGCAGGACCGCGAGGATCTGGCGGGTCGCCTCGGGGTCGTGGTCTCGGACAATCGTGACGTTCATGCCGGTCCTTCCAGGTGGAGGCGCTCGCCGGTCCAGCGCTCGCGCAGCCACCGGTCGTGGCTGGCGACGACGACGGCGCCAGGGTAGTCGGGCAGGGACTGCTCCAGCTCGGTGACCAGGAGCAGGGACAGGTGGTTGGTGGGCTCGTCGAGGGCCAGGACGTCCGGCGGGTCGGCCAGCAGGGTCGCCAGGTCGAGCCGGCGGCGCTGGCCCACGCTGAGGGCACCGACGCGGCGCTCGGCGTCCCGACCTGCGATCAGCCCGAAGGTCGCCAGTGGCGTGCGCTCGGCACGCTCTGGTCCCACCGCTGCCTCATAGGCGCTGCGCACCGACTGCTCGGCGTCACGGGCGAGCGGCTCCTGACTGAGCAGGGCGACCCGCAGCCGCCGCGACGAGGTGAGTGACCCGTGGTCGGGTGCCAGGTCGCCGGCGAGGACCGAGAGCAGGGTCGACTTGCCCGAGCCGTTCGGTCCGGTGACGAGCAGTTGGCTGCGGGGGCGCAGGCTCAGCGTCGTGGGAGCGAGGCGCCCGGCGACCGCCAGGCCCGTCGCGGTCAGCACCGGGCCGGTCGTCGCACCAGCCGCCGTCGCGCCTGCGCCGGCGCCGACCTCGCCGAGGCCGATGAACCGCAGCCGGGCAGGCGGCTTGCGCACCTGGTCGTGCTCGAGGCGCTCCAGGGCAGTCGACGCGTCGTTGACCCGGCGCGCCACCACCTTGGCGTTGCGGTCGGCATAGAACTTCTTGGCCGCTCCTCCCTCGGTCCGAGGGGGCCGGTCGGCGCGCCCGACGGTGTGGTCGTCCCGGACCCGGGCACGCAACCTGGCCAACTCGGCCTGCTCGTCCCGGAAGCGGCGCACCCAACGGTCGCGCTCGGCATACCGATCCTGGAGGTATGCCGTGTAGCTGCCGGTGAACTTCGTGACGCCGAACCCCGACCCGGGGGAGTCGCGGTCCTGTCGCACCGTGGCATAGGGGCGCGGCGCGGGGTCCAGGTCGAGCAGGGTGGTGGCGGCCTCGTCCAGGAACGCCCGGTCGTGGCTGGCGAGCAGCACCGGCCCCGACCAGTCGCGCAGTAGACCGACGAGGGTCTGGGTCGCCGCGTCGTCGAGGTGGTTGGTGGGCTCGTCCAGCAGCAGCGTGTCGGGCGAGCGGAGCAGGAGCCAGGCGAGGGAGAGGCGCGAGACCTGACCGCCGGAGAGCTCGCCAGCTGGACGGTCGCGGGGTAGGGCGGCCAGGTCGAGCCCGGCCAGGACGCGGTCGGTGCGGTGGTCGAGTTCCCAGGCGTGATGCCGCTCGGCGGCGTCGATCGCGGCCTGGAGACGCGACGCGGCCGTGGCGTCGCCGTCGGCCAACGCCTGGCCCTCGACCTCGACGAGGTGGGCGAGCTCGCGCACCGGCCCGGTGGCATCCTCCAGCACCTGCGCGATCGTCAAGCTGAGGCGAAACGGTGGTTCCTGGTGGAACAGGCCGACCGTGCCGGGGGCGCTGACCGAGCCGGCGTCGGGCTCGTCGAGGCCGGCTGCAATGCGCAGCAGGGTCGACTTGCCCGAGCCGTTCTCGCCGATCAGGGCGGCGATCTCACCGGAGGCCACCGTGCACGAGACGTCGGTCAGCACACGACGGTCGGGGAAGGACCGCGAGATGCCGTCCAGGCGCAGGTGATCAGCGCCGGAGGCGGCAGAAGTGAGCAGGGGTGAGGGTTGGGTCATGGGACTCCTGTGGGAAGCGGAGACCGCAGCCGTCAGCGCGAGGGCGAGATGGCGCGGCGGGGCAACTTCAGGAAATCCACATGGCATGGACCGTAAGGCGCTGGGTGGGCCGGGGGCAAGTGGTTATCCGGGCATGGGCCGGGGTTGGGCGGCAATTCGGTGGCCGCGCTCGCGACGTCCCGCTAGCCTCTGCCCCGTGGCCAACCCTGACGGATTCGACTACGCGGTGCGGGGCGAGGATGTCGTCGTGACCCACCACGGTCGGCCGGCGACGACCCTTCGAGGGAGACGTGCAGCCGCCTTCCTCGAGGACGTCAGGAACGAGGATCCGCAGGAGCTGATGGCGAGGCTGACCGGCAACTACCGGCGGGGCAACGAGCGCCAGGCCCGCCAGCACCCGCGCAACCGCGGACGCTGACCACACGCTCCTCCACACCGGTGCCCGACGTCAGGAAGTGCGACGTTCCGCCGGGCTCAGCCAGGCCAGGGCCCGGACCGACTCCTCGCGCCCGTAGGGCGCATGCACGCGAAGGCCCAGCTGGGGTCTGGATCTCACGTGCGGCTGTTCGCCCGTTGGCTCCGAGCCCAACTTGCGCCGATCGCAGCGGGGAGAGTGCCCGTCGAGCGTGCCCCGGCGTAGGGTGATGCGCCATGCCGAAGATCAGTGCACCGACTCTCGTCCAGCATCGTGCTGCGCGGGAGAGGGCATTGCTTGACGCGGCGCACGAGCTGTTGCTGGAGTCCGGTGAGGCTCCCGGTCTGCCGCAGGTGGCCGCCCGTGCCGGCCTGGCGCGCACCAGCATCTACCAGTACTTCGGCTCCAAGGCCGACCTCCTGCGTGCGATGGTGCGCGACGTCTATCCGCGGTGGACCGAACGTGTCACCAGCGCGATGGCCGCCGCACCCACCGACGCCGACCGTGTGCTTGCCTACGCGGTCGCCAACCTGCAGCTGGTGGCCGAGGGAACCCACGCCATCGGCAGTGCCCTGGCCGCCCTTGCCCCGGACGAGGAGCTCGACGAGCAGGCCACGCGCATGCACCGGGAGATCCAGGAGCCGTTGATCCAGGTCCTTGCTTCCTTGGAGGTGGAGTCGCCCGAGGACGTCGCCGCACTCGTCAGCGCCGTCGTGCATGGGGCGACGCGCATCCTGGAGTCAGGTGTCGACGTTGACATGGTCATCGGGCACGTGTCGCTGATCCTCGGGCCGTTGGTGCGCGAGCTCGGTGGGACAGCCCAGCTGGCCACAGGGAGCCCGTGAACAACGGATTTCGTCCTCCGGTCGAGCCTGTGGCACGATGTCAACATCTTCCCGACACGTTGTCGTTAAACGTTCGGTCCGCACCAGCGGGTCCGAACGTGCGCGGCGGCTGCCACGACAAGAGTTCTCATGTTTCTAGCGCTACGCGAGCTGCGGTTCGCCCGCGGCCGGTTCGGCCTGATGGGCCTGGTCATCTCCCTCATGGCCGTCCTCATGGTGATGCTCTCCGGGCTGTCCGCCGGCCTGGTCAACGACGGGGTCTCCGGCCTGAAGGCGATGCCGGTCACCGCGTTCGCCTTCGACGAGGGCACCAAGCAGGACAACGCCTTCTCCAGGTCCGTCGTCGACGCAGAGCAGGTCGCCACCTGGGGACATCATTCGCAGGTCGAGGCCGCCGAGCCCATGGGTGTCTCCATCGTCAACGCGGTGACCGGCGACGGCGATCAGATCGACCTGACGCTCTTCGGGGTGGCGCCACACTCCTTCCTGGCCCCCGCGATCAGTGCCGGCCAGGAGTTCGGCGACCCGGCGGGGATCGTCGTCTCGGACACCGCCCGGGAGGACGGGATCGAGCTCGGCACCGTCATCACGCTCGACCGCATCGGCACGGAGCTGGAGGTAGTCGGTTTCACCGAGGGACAGGCCACCTTCGGCCACGTGGACGTCGCCTATCTGCCGCTCGGCACTTGGCAGCTCATCGCGGCTGGTGAGGCACCTGACGGTGCTCCCACCTCCGAGGAGGTCGCGGCCCTCGACTTCGATGCCGCATCCGTCGTCGCCCTGCGCGCGGTGGAGGGCACGGACCTGGCGGCGGGCAAGGCTGACGTCCTCGCCGCTGGGGACGCGGATGCTGCCACGACCACGATGATGCTTGAGGAGGCGTTCAATGCCTCCCCGGGCTACCAGGCGGAGACGCTCACCCTGGACATGATTCAGTGGTTCCTCTATGCCATCGGTGCCTTGGTGGTGGGTGCCTTCTTCACGGTGTGGACGATCCAACGAGGCCACGAGCTGGCCGTCCTGCGTGCCATGGGGGCCTCCGTGCGTTATCTGCTCGGCGACGCCCTGGCCCAGGCCGCCATCCTGCTGGTGACCTTCACCCTCGGTGGGCTGGTGGTCGGGATCGCCCTGGGGAGCCTGATGCCGGCCGGCATGCCGTTCTCGCTGGAGGCCGGCCCGATCGCCACTGCGAGCGCAGTGATGGTCCTGCTCGGCCTGGTCGGCGCGACCGTCGCCGTGCTGCGGGTGACCCGCATCGAGCCGCTGGCCGCCCTGGGAGGAGCCCGATGAACACCCGTGCGGGCACGCACCCGACCCCGCCCGACGCGACCGGACCGGCTGCCCCCGCCCTCGTCCTGGCCGACGTCACTCTGGAGGTCGGCGACGGGGACGGCAAGATCCGCGCCCTCGACGGGGTCAGCCTCGAGGTCGCCACCGGGGAGTTCGTCGCTGTCATCGGCCCCTCGGGCGCCGGGAAGTCGTCCCTGCTGGCCGTGGCGGGCGCGCTCGCAGCGCCGACCTCCGGTCACGTCGAGGTGCTCGGGCAGGACCTCGCGTCCCTGCGTCGTCGAGGTCAGGGGCAGCTGGCACGGTTCCGACGCCAGCACCTGGGCTTTGTCTTCCAGGCCGGCAACCTCATCCCCGCGCTGACCGCCGCCGACCAGCTGCGACTGGCCCACCGACTGGGCCGCCGTCGTGGCGAGCCGCGCGGCTCCGACCCCCTGCCCCTGCTGGAAGCGGTCGGCATGGATCACCGCGCCACGCACCGCCCCGGACAGCTCTCCGGCGGCGAGCGGCAGCGCGTGGGGATCGCCCGAGCCCTTGCCAACGCACCCGGCCTCCTCCTCGTGGACGAGCCCACCGCCGCGCTGGACCGGCAGCGCAGTCACGACATCGTCGCTCTCCTCGCCGCCCAGGCACGAGAACACGGGGTAGCCGTGGTCATGGTCACCCACGACCACGACATCCTGACCCACGTGGACCGCGTGACGGAGATGGTCGACGGCCGG
Encoded here:
- a CDS encoding ABC transporter permease; this encodes MSESNTPAPQPSPQGTAGATTAPPGPSGEDPRSGSVILRQIVGGDVMVSVFAIIIALVLGGVLIAFADPRVSETVSYVFARPADFFAASWEAVSEAYKALFRGAIFDYQADEFQRQIRPITESMTFATPLILAALGVAVGFRAGLFNIGAQGQIILGAIFAAYLGFAFDFPPVVHLLLCVVGGALGGALWGFIPGILKARTGANEVIVTIMLNWIAVYLIAYVLTMGKFNASGTGLRSPQIGPNAGYPALIPDFLVPGNTFRLHWGFVVAILATIFVWWLLERSTTGFEIRAAGANPHAARTAGMSVGRITVLTMVIAGGLAGLAATSQVLITGGSLTAGVAATYGFDAITVALLGRSKPLGTFIAGLLFGAFQAGGTLMQSVTSTPIDIVFVVQSVIVLLIAAPPLVRAIFRLPDPDAPPKAARTAPKETAA
- a CDS encoding ABC transporter ATP-binding protein, with protein sequence MKLELRGITKVFGPLVANDHIDLVVEPGEIHALLGENGAGKSTLMNVLYGLYDPDGGQILLDDTPVTFPGPGDAVRAGIGMVHQHFMLVPVFTVAESVALGYEPTGLAGLLDPAAHSLGILDLASARRKVRDISERFGFHVDPDALIEELPVGVQQRVEIIKALSRDAKILILDEPTAVLTPQETDELIKIMGELKAAGTSIVFITHKLREVRAIADRITVIRRGKVVGEAGPESTETELASLMVGRSVNLAVDKTAAQPRDNGMVVSDLTVLNGATAVVDHVSFEVRGGEILAIAGVQGNGQTELAEVILGIDEAAAGSITLDGEELLGKSVRQRLRAGLGFVPEDRSTDGVVASFTIAENLVLDLYSTEEFSRGPSLNLGKIAENAEHRTTEFDVRLTNITDPISTLSGGNAQKVVLAREMSRPLRLLVASQPTRGLDVGSIEFVHKRIVAERDHGTPVVIVSTELDEVLALADRVAVMYRGRIIGIIDAAESGPGGISRDVLGLMMAGVPLDDAVAQAAGHQSVLAGADKAAEGKDLT
- a CDS encoding ABC transporter permease; the encoded protein is MTTPLVPVTAGTPVDDVPTGGTVLGKVSYRIPVTYAVLAAAALLGLVGTMIRREGVWEEATEFQSRYGEQWFTIPNFSVPSMLTVLVLTGILLAAAVYGFVLARSRAKTPVWLHLVVGVGFVVAFLTWAGAGKTSVIPVTSLLAGALALSVPLIFGAMSGIICERSGIINIAIEGQLLFGAFAAAVIASLFTAPYLGLVAAPIAGGLVGALLAWFAVKYQVNQIIVGVVLNTLILGLTSFFFSTLLAENRETWNARQPLGIIEIPLLSQIPIVGPVLFRQTILVYLMYAAVIILQFMLFRSRWGLRTRAVGEHPKAADTVGINVNKRRVWNTVLGGAVAGLGGAFFTIGSGLAFGRDMSAGNGFIALAAMILGKWNPAGALVAAVLFGFSKNLGNVLGTIGSPMPPQLLAMLPYVITIFAVAGLVGRVRAPAAEGIPYTK
- a CDS encoding GNAT family N-acetyltransferase; this encodes MNVTIVRDHDPEATRQILAVLPDWFGIPEANEHYVRAAAEKASYLARVDNTTVGVALLDRHFPMTGEIHLIAVTPQAHGSGVGSALLAAIEADLVADGAHLLEVKTVGASFADEGYAATRAFYQARGFLPLEEFEGLDWDGPTLIMVKPLT
- a CDS encoding MarR family winged helix-turn-helix transcriptional regulator — protein: MSTHGTPTPGATRWLSEDELQVWVGLVAVLELLPAQLDSRLRRVADLTYFDYYVLARLSEAPERTLPMSALATRTNATLPRLSHVARRLEARGMIERSTAHQDRRVTIVRLTQDGWDLLEATAPTHVEQVRELVFDRLSSEQVRQLGAITDTLLTSLDPRGLMSLPYRRPGAEPQQ
- a CDS encoding thymidine phosphorylase, producing MSENFDTVDIIRTKRDRQRLSSEQIAWTIDAYTRGVIADEQMSALAMAILLNGMDRREISDWTTAMIESGERMDFGSLSRPTADKHSTGGVGDKITLPLAPLVAACGVAVPQLSGRGLGHTGGTLDKLEAIPGWRADLSNEEMLAQLESVGAVICAAGSGLAPADKRLYALRDVTGTVEAIPLIASSIMSKKIAEGTGALVLDVKVGSGAFMKDREQATELARTMVALGTDAGVRTVALLTDMSIPLGLTAGNALEVRESVEVLAGGGPADVVELTVALAREMLAGAGRDDIDPADALADGRAMDAWRAMISAQDGDPDAELPRAAETQQITAESDGVLTRLDAYQVGVAAWRLGAGRARKEDPVQAGAGVEWHARPGDTVRAGQPLLTLHTDTPERFARATEALAGAWEITEVSAYSPSPLLIDRVAAD
- a CDS encoding cytidine deaminase translates to MHEQEIDWVALKARATELMERAYAPYSQYPVGVAGLVDDGRVVGGCNVENAGYGVTLCAECGMISELIATGGGRLVAVSCVNGSGATIMPCGRCRQLIWEHGGAECLLETPRGVLPMDQVLPQAFGPEDLEA